TAAAAGGGCCCTGGGTAAACGGTAGAGAATGTTTTCTATATTTATGATAATGTCAGCGGCATAGACAAGGAAGCGCAAGCAAAAGAGGTGGTGGACAGTTGTTAAATCCGATCTAGACAGTTCTCAACTCGCCATCAAATAGCAGCAAATCAACCCGCCTCTCTTATAGTTCTCAAACAATTATCTCGGTGCCTCAGTTTATGTCAGTTAGGGGAAGAGGGAGACAAATCCTTTATCTTGCTCTGTCTTCGCATGCCCTATTGTTGCCAGTAACCCTAACGGTTGCCATTTCTTGCCATTCCACTGCTATGAGAGATGTACACAACAAGAACGAAAACGTACAGGTTTTCATAGAGTACACACAATTAATACGTCGTCTCCAGTGATATTTACCAAGCATGAGCACTTGGCAGCGGAACGATCATATCCAAAAACTGCACAAATGACGCCCACGACGCTCCCGTCTTTCATGGCAAGTGACGCAATTGCATCAGAATTGTAACTGCAAACTAAAACGCATAATGGCTCCAGTTTATACTTTTGCTTTCGAAGTTCTTGGCTCTTTGATGGCCGCCTTGTGCCGCCAACGCGGTGGCAACAAAGTCGAGTCAAATCCAAGTCGCatttgatgatgccgagggCACAACACAAACGATCCAGACAATCCGCCAAGGATCTGAACAGGCCCAGATACGGGATGTGGTAGCTACAGAATCGGATCGGGCGCTGTTATCACGTATTCACTCCATTTACGTCGAGATTCCATGTAAGTGGATTTGTATGCCAAACCACCAACCCGCATCTCGGTACAGACTGATTACCGAAGGTTTAAAAAAATGGTAGTAACAATGTCCTTGGATATCTTGGATGATAGAAATAAAGATTATTCGGATAAACCAGTCGCTCGCTCGTGGACGTGGAACTATGCAGATATTCTATAGTAATCAGTCTGCGATGGCGTCACGCATGTTCCACGAGAAAGCTCACCTTGAATACCAAGCTCCAAACCAAGTTCTACAAGACATCATCGTCTGCAAGCAACATGATGGTTTCTCGCTGTCCTGCTGAGAAATTACTCCGCCGGCCGCAAGCCATCATGTTAGTAGCATAGCATAACGCCGAATGCAGCATCACAACACTTGGAAGACCATGCCACATCAATAATGGCACACAGCTTTCCCCTACGCCGACATCCTTTGTACTCGGCCATTCTAGGTAAAAGTCCACTCCCCCCGTGCCAGTCTCATAACCCCGCACGTCGATCAGACGTCCACAACTCTGGGGAAGCATGGTTAATCCTAGATTCCGGGTAATCTCAAACTTCCCGAAATTAAGAGTTCAAACGGCATCCTCATTATCCTCGGAACTCCAACGGTCCCCGAGGACATCTCCGAAcgcactacggagtagacggcTAATATATCCCGCCGTGGCTGCCGCGTCCCTGGGACTACATCAAGCCACTTCGTCTCGCTCACCACGGTGTGAACCCGGGATGACCCGGCCTCGTCAGCCCCTTGAATAACAACGTTTCACAATCTTCCATCAAATTACCCCAACGGGGATAGTTACGTGGGGTGCGTGACTGATCATTGTTTGTGTGGGCGATGTGACGACGGATACTACCCCCATTTTGAATCTAGACATGGACCTATGGGTGGGAGATCAATTGTGGACTGATTTAAGCATAATGTGTTGGGGACAAGAAGATGGAGTTGGTGTTTCAACACGCGAATGAGAGAACTTGAAAATGCGGTATTGTATCAACTGTATTTGGGCGGTCAATGATTCGATcccagcgccgccaagaCATGTTCAACCGTTGTCAAGAATATTTTTGCCATGAAGTCGCAAAATGGTATTCAGCATGCAAATTCTTCAAATTATAACCAAGAAATCTAACCTAATGACGTGCTATCGTcaaaaaaaggagaggagGGTATCATAATCTATGCAACCGTCGTGGTCTTCCTCTCCTCAATGTGCTGTCCAGCGCCGTGTGTCTCTTCAGCAATACGCTGTTTCTCATTATAAGCCATGTCCTGCTGTTCAGCGTCCCGGTTGCCATGCAGACCAATCTTATACCAGGGGAGATCGAACAGGCGATCCATGCTCTCGAGGGTGCGGCCGCTGGTCTCAGGAACAGAGAACCAGACCCAGACGCCTCCCAGGATGGTGACCGCCGCAAAGCACCAGAAAGTGCCCATGGGTGAGATACCACCGTCAGAAGTGGGAAGCAGCATATTGGGGACAGCACGAGAGTTGCCGTACTGGTTGGCGAAGTGCAGGGTCATGGCCCACGAGGTAGCCAGAGCACGAATTCTCAGGGGGAACAACTCTGCAGTCAGCAAGTACTGCATCGAGTTCCACCCAAGAGCCCATCCGCAGCCTGAGACATAGATCATAGCAATGGCTCCACGGCTGGCGGGGACCTTTGAAGCAGGCAGGACATAGTGTTTGACAGTGCCCAGCTCAGGAACAGCCGTCAAGAAACTAGCGACATAGATCATGGAGATAGCTTGCAGGGTGATACCAGTGAGCAGCGCACGCTTTCGGCCAATGACATCCACCAGGAAGAGGGCGCAAAGCACCGCCGAAACAAGCTTCACAATACCAAAGACGGCAGTGACAAGAAGGCCCTCCTCGCTACCGGTGATGCCGAGAATCTCGAACAGATCAGGTGCGTAGAGGGTGATGGAGCCAGCGCCGGACCATTGAGACAGCAATTGGACCATGGTGGCGAGGTAGACACGGTAGAGGTTGCTCTTGTCCAGGAACATCTCTTTGAGCTTGCCAGCCCAGCCAACCCCCTTGGTGGCTTCGAGCTCATGGTCCAAGGCGGCCTGAATACTTGCGATTTCGCGCGTGACGTACTCGCCATCGGGCGCCTGCTTGCGCAAACGAGCCATGACATGAGTAGCCCTCTCATTCTTGCCCTGTTTGACGAGGAAGCGGGGAGATTCGTATTGCATAAAGGTCAAGATGAAAATGATGCCGGCCATCATGATGTGCAAACTTGTGGGGACAAGCCACTGATTGTGGCTTGAGCTGGGGATGTTGAGCCTGCAGCCATAGTTGGTGAAGTATGCCAAGACGATGCCGATGTAAACAGCTCCGGTGAAGAAACATGTGCAAAGGCCTCGAACGGAAGCGGGCGCGACTTCGGCAATATAAATAGGGCTATTTCACAAACCGTCAGCAAATTAATTCATACACATGAATCTCTTCCGACAGAGCTGcccggcggaggaggctgaGCACCTCAACACCACGAGCCCATCCATGaccaggaagaaaagaaggcgTTGTAACTTACCCCACGACAGGGGTCTGTCCCACGCCAAGGCCTGCAATAAATCTCCCCGCATAGATGGCGCCGAGATTGCCATTGACACCTCCGAtcatgaagatgatgatgccgacgacCCAGAGGACGCAGAGGAACCGAGTGGCCATGATGCGGCCGATGCGATCGCACACAAGGAAAGCACTATGGTTTGTCAAAATGTCAGCCAATGCGCACCGCCAAATGGTCCACGCTCTTTTTCAAAAAAGCTGTCGCGTGGTGCAAACCAGACAGCTCACGCGCGCACATGACGCCACGGCTGCAGCGTCCTGCACAAACCATGCAAGCCAAAGGGAGACAGACGGATACTTACATCAAAGCACCGGCGACGGAACCAATTtgcaccatggccgacaCATTGGCCTTGATGTTGGCTTGCTCGACAGAAGAGAAGGACTTGTAGTCGATGGTTGACTGGAAATCAGGCGAGTTGAAGGCCCCGGAGATGAGACCCTCGTCAATACCACGAGCAGCACCGAGAAGACCAAAGGACACCACGGCAAACCACAGGCGCCAATTGAAGACCCCGTCGGGTTCCCCAAGGTTCCCAAGGCGGAAGATGTTGACGGGTTTTTTCACACCGcctgccatgatgctgcggTGCTTTGGGTAGGCTCTTGGTTGATGAGACGAGTCGAAGACTGGGGTATAGGAGAAACTAGAATCAGAACCACAGAGACGCTTTCTTGACAAGACGCAACGAAGAACGGTGCACGCGGCGACAGGTAGGCGGGTGTTGTGACCTTCATATATGTATGCACTCCGTAAATTGGAGGAATTTTCTGGGGTCTGGGGTTTCGCGTTCTGGGGTCTGGGGAACGAAACAGGCCCGAATGACCGAAGTCGCAACCTCTTTCCCAAAGCATAACCTTAACCGTGGAGAAATGAACAAGCCGGACTGGACATATATACCCCGGTCTATTCTCTCATGCGGCAAACCAGTTCCAGAGGCTCACAAGACGGCCAGAGCCATGGTACTCCTAGCTTCTGCTCAATACCCGAGTCGGCAACTGGGCGCAGATTCAGCCACCGTAACAGGGCCGAATCAAAGGATGGGGGAAGCACACGAGACTATCCAGGGATGCAAAGGTAAACGGTGCACACGATCATGAGAGACGACCTGGAGGGGGCGGGCCATTGATGCACCGACACATGCTTGTTTgactagtagtagtactagcagGCAAAGATCCAAGTGCTTTGGTCTGTCGGTGTGTCCATCGTATGCTgagcatacatatgtaccgtAAGGCATTGCCTGCTTCGAGAACAAACTCTAATCATTCCTAGGGGCTGCAGATTTCGTGGCGGCGCCGCGCGCGATTTTGCCGGCATGGTTCATGGTCCGCCGGCATGAGGCCACAAATCCACCTCAAGTTCGCCAGCTGACTCAAAATAGGTCGGGGGCGAAATACCAACAATGGTATTcgcagagagagagaggccACCACAACACCGGACATTTTCGAAACCCACACAGAACTCGGACAGCAGTCCGGGGCGCCACGCTGGTCTGGTGGGTCGAAGCATGGCGGGTTCCAAATGTCCAGCCGCATGAATTGAATGCATTAGTTGCTCGTCTTAGCAGGGCAGCCGAGGTCGGTGGCTGCTCGTCGCTTTTGTTCACCTTCACACCTGGGGTTGTGGGCTTCCACGAGGCGCGACACACTGCGATGTGACTCTGGTCCTGGTGACGATGTTTTACATTGGTCAACTTTGTTGTCTTCTCCAATTTTAGACATTAGCTCTGCAGTCAGATGTCAGATGAAAGGTgccagaaagaagaaagaagggCAAAGCCCAGAGTCGGTGGTGATCTGCCGGTTGTCTCCAGAGGGCTTCCCATGGACATCTCTCATCatgtttttttgttgttgacTGTCCCGACCGTCTCCGCACAATCCACCTCTTTACTCCAGGGATAATCCAACCCGGACAGCCAGACCGACGCCATTCTACACTAGACTGCTGCTTTCAAATAGCCGCATGGTTGCTCCCCACGTCGCCAAGAGACCCCCCCACGAAGAAGCCCTCCGATTTGGGGGTAGACACGAGGTGACGAGccgcatcaccaccatctaGGCCGTCAGGCATCGCAAGCCGCCATTGTTAAGAAACCTATATCTCGGCCAACGTCCGACATCCAGGTCTGTCGTTAGCCAGCAACTATTTTCTCAACAGCCCTCGTCCCATCTCCGCCACAGGGCGCGCAACGCAGCGCTTGCCCTGTCTCGTCAATGACGTTATTGGAAAGCGCCTGTGGGATGTGGGTTGCCGATGAGTTGTGTGACCAGTTTGCTGGTTCTGACCCCTGGCTCCAGGTGGGTGAGGGGAAGTTGGTTTGCCCACAATCCAACAATACCTGAACCCCTTTGAAAACCACCAATCACTTTAGAACAAAGGGTAAAAAGCCCTGGTGCTCGAGTGGTGCCACTGCCGGGTTTGGTGCATGATGGTGGTAAGTCCAGGGCAAGCATAACCAATGGTCCGTATCATCTTGACTCGCTGTCGTAACCTTCGAGGGTGGCAATGACTGCTTTCCATTTCATCAAGTTAAAAAAGCCAGAGTTGCAATTCTGCCGCAATAAGGTTATGGCACACATCAAAATTGCATCATACGGTACACAGAATCTTCCGATATGCTGCATTGCGATTCCTTGATGCCATTCATATTGTTGCTCCGGATGTATTGCCTGTATTTGCGATGACTTGTCATTAATGACTTGGACAGCATCGTTTCGTGTGCGGAATGAATACCTTCGTCAGTTATGAATAGTCAATTCGTATATCCAGCTATTAGACAGCGGTAGTTGCAAATATTGATGCTTAATGTGGATCGTGACGATCAACTGAGAAGCATCTGACCATGTACGCCCAGACTCGAGCCGCATCCATTGCCTGCAAGCCATCACGTAAGTGGGATTGATTCCGTCCGCCACCACAGATGCCGTCGGGCAAGCCGGCAATCCGCCAAGTTTTTCGGAGGCAGGCAGCGGACGGAACCGCTTTTGTCCCCTCTTGCTTACTGCCCCGTTGCGGTTCAACTTCAGTTCAAGTCTATCCGATTCATTTTCGCTAGTTGCAGGGTTCGTCGTTGCAAATAAACCTCGCCAATTCAGGGCAGTTTTAAGTCGGCATTCGTGTTATGTCTGGTAACCTGACCTTACCGCCATTTCATTACCAGACACTGCCAAGAGAGCCGCTGAACTGATTCTCGTGTATTGTCATACAAGATAAAATGGTTTCGCCAATCATGTGGTTCTGGAAGCAACGGATGCAAGGATCCCTATGCGTCAGACAATGACACATGACGCCCGTGGTTCACGTTCATCTCCCGAGCTTGCAGCTACGCCCAATATCGTGCCCAGATATCATGCTCCTTCTTCGTCCCAAGGAACTTGAACTCTAATTCTACTATGTCTTGAAACCCCTCCTTGATTTGTGGTGCTTTATATCTCGAGGCGAAGCCCGTGAAGGCTAGTTTTGGTAGGCGTTGCCTTGCTTCCGGATTTAACGACTGATTGTGAGCTCGAACTGCATCATTGTGCTCACAAATATGAAGCGGTGTCTTGAACCAAACGCATCGGATGGGGACCTTCGCTTTGGACGCAATATCCACCCACAACGCGCGTGTTTCAGGGTCAGCATTCGTATTATCTAGCACTTTGTCAGCTCTTTGTAGCATAACAATCGAGACCGTGATGCACACCCACCAACAGCGACGGAGCTTCCCTCAGACAATAACTCCCTGGCAGCCTGAAGACATTTATCCCGGCTTTTAAGAGAGTCCTGGTTGACTCTCTCATACCCTAATGGCCTGAGATACCTCCAAAAGAATGTGCTCTTTCCAGCTCCCGGTGGCCCGCAGAATAATACCACATCCTTTTCATTCTTCCTTTCAAACACTTTAGAAGGTCCCTCAGACGAAGATACCGCCTCGTCAAATGGAAATTGTGCGACGTCAAAATCTCGAGCAAAGTCCCTTGGCTTTTCCCCCAAAAAATATTCCTCTGGAGTTTTGTAAGTAATTCCCGCATTGTGGGCAAAGTTCCTATCCGAGCAGCTGAAGTCTTTGGCTTTTGCCACGAGACCCTCACTACCAGAACCGCTGAGACCAGCAACTCGACCGCCCGCATCGCCCACGAAGAAGCTGTGTTCCAAGTCGACCTCGTTTTCTGGGATGTCGTAGTCTTCGCAAACTTCCTTCCACATTCCTGTGTTAGGTTTCCTGTAAATATCCCTTTCGGTTGCGGCGTAAACACTTATCGGGATATCAAGACTGTTGAGAATAGCACTGCACTTTTGCTTGAATTCGGTAACTCGCTTCTGGACATTTGCCTTTGGGCCTTTATATGATGGATCGAAATGCAACGTCATTCCTCCCTGGTTGGATAAAATGACAACTTGATAGTCCTTCTCCTTGTATAATTTTTGGAGAATCCCGGGAACTTGTGGGTGCCACCACTTCCAATCTGTCGCATCACTCGCATGTTTCTTTCCAGAGCTGGTCGTGATCAAAGTAGAATCCAAGTCGAATGCTGCAATCTTTCTTCTGGGCTTCTGCCCGGAATTGTGTGCCTCAGGTACATATCGACCGACTAGCAATGTGGCAGGAACATCGTCATTCGGACCGCGTTCAGACCAAGTCGTTCGATCCTTAGGCTTTTGTGAAGTTGGAGTAAAAAAGTTGGCTACCGCTGACTCTGAGCAGTTCAGTCAGTGAATCTTTGTCACTGGACCTGCATGTATACGAATACCTACTAGTCGTTGTGCTCTGCAGAGACCGTTTGATAGGAGGGGGCGAAATGGGTGCTTCCCCAGCTTTCCGTTTGCTAGCAGAATGTGATGGCGCCATGCTATGAAAATCGCACTCTTGCAAAGTATCATATGGCTAAGCTTTACGCAAAATATAATTGCAGTCAATCAGTGGCATTAAACCAAGCCAATGTGGTACAAGATGAAGTTGCTGTCTAAAATTCAGGATGCGCGTGAGCAAAACGGCTGCACGCGAGACGCTTAACGCGCGATCACGTGCTAGGTGGGCAAGTAAATTGTCCCACAACAGCCTAGGGTCGTGGACCATTCACGATCTGATCTTGATAATGATCTAACGCAACAGAGGGCGAATTTATGCAAACCGAGAACATCTATGACATTTTCCCTGTTTTAGATGAGCGTTTGAGTTTCGAGCAGGCCTATTCCCAAATTGCCCGGCTCAGACGTGACTCTTTCGCCAAGGATACTCGCCTCGGTACTTGAGGCCGCCTGTTTGATAAATCGTCCTCGCGTATACCCAGCACATCGCCATCTCCTCATAATGTACGAACTATTCCTCACAGCCTTGGTTGAAGACAAGGACTTCAACGCAGCATGTGCTGTCCTAAGTGGCTTCTGTGCCATGTCACCCTGGGAGACTGTGAACAGAGTGCTCTACTTGCAAGGGCCTCCAAGACCTAGCGGCATCACAAACCAGTCATCCATTGATAAGCCCCTACGGAAAGACCTGGCATTACTATGGAAAGAGCTTCATCAAAGCCTCAGCCGCCAGTCATGTATCCTTCAGGTTAGATACGAGATTGTTAAAGACCGAGACATGGGCCCCTCTGCGGCACCTATGGATTTGGACAGCATGCCTGGTGTATTGCGATGGGCAGATTTCCCAGATCCTCCCCATGGAAGACCATTGCTTACTCAAAGAAAAATGGTGGAAATTTgggagcagaagaagcttcTGCCAATTATGCGAGATAATAATTATAGGTATGCAGGGTCTCAGATTAGGGGAGACTTCCGCCCAGCTGACATGCGCCAGGTTTAAAACCGAAATACTGGAGGAAAATTACAGGTTTTTTCGAGAAGAAATAGAGTTCTGTCTTACTCGACAGTATTTCCTGAGATCGATTGGCGATTATGCGCCATTAGAGTCCAGAGGTGGCCAGCAACCAAGTCCTCTCACATCACTACCGGCCTGGGATGCTGTAACTCCAGTCGACATGCAAAATCGCTGGATCCTCCTAGTCAAATCCCACGTTGTCCAAGACAATAAACCAGACGACATAAAACTAGCTCAAGATCAATTGTTGTCGATTCGGGGAGAGCTAGAGGGGGCATTTGACTTCAAGATAATTGACCGCAAGGTCCATGATACCCGGATagcccaacagcagcaagggATCCAAGCCTTGCCCCAGAAGGTTATGCTAGGCAAGGCTTAATACCAACTACGTGAGAACCCTGACTACAAGTAGTTCTTCGTGGCGCCTCGAAGGTGTAACAACAGCCGGTTGTGCTCATCAGATCAACATGTTGCATAAGCTGGACTTGCTCCATGCGATATGATTGATGCAGCCGCCCTTCAAATTACCTCGAACTAGAAGACATTATCAGGACAGCTACCTCGGTGGCCATCAAGATCACAAGGGGCTTCAAATAGCACCCCATCAATTATAACGTTGGTGGCAAAGCCTAATTGGCAGTTAAAAGGTAGATAGGATTTAAATAATTATCGTGTCAAACCATTTCAACTTACATCCCTCGCCCGTCCGACTTTTCAGTCATTCAATAACACAAGCACCAGAAATATACTTCGCAATAGTCCTAATCTTCACAAGAGTCGTGTATGCCTTGATTGGTGTCTTCTGGCTAGGTGAACTATTTTCGAGATTTCTACCAACAATTTGAACCAACGAATCCTCGGTGTGTGTCAGAGTCAGACTTTAATCTTCTTTACCATTTAGTACGAAGAAGATTTTAGCTTGTGTTCGGTTGGAGGCAAGAGCATTGACTAATATACAGCAACGCCCACATTGATGGTGTCGGGGCGTTTTTGAGAATTGATACGAGATTTCGATACTTCAGCTGTAAAGCTCCTTCAATATGCGCGAAATTACGGTTATTTACTTAACCTATCGCTATATTTGTGCTCTCAACAGGAGAGGTCATCCAAAGCTTTAGCTCAAATATCGATGCAAA
The DNA window shown above is from Metarhizium brunneum chromosome 1, complete sequence and carries:
- the pnk1 gene encoding Bifunctional polynucleotide phosphatase/kinase, which translates into the protein MAPSHSASKRKAGEAPISPPPIKRSLQSTTTKSAVANFFTPTSQKPKDRTTWSERGPNDDVPATLLVGRYVPEAHNSGQKPRRKIAAFDLDSTLITTSSGKKHASDATDWKWWHPQVPGILQKLYKEKDYQVVILSNQGGMTLHFDPSYKGPKANVQKRVTEFKQKCSAILNSLDIPISVYAATERDIYRKPNTGMWKEVCEDYDIPENEVDLEHSFFVGDAGGRVAGLSGSGSEGLVAKAKDFSCSDRNFAHNAGITYKTPEEYFLGEKPRDFARDFDVAQFPFDEAVSSSEGPSKVFERKNEKDVVLFCGPPGAGKSTFFWRYLRPLGYERVNQDSLKSRDKCLQAARELLSEGSSVAVDNTNADPETRALWVDIASKAKVPIRCVWFKTPLHICEHNDAVRAHNQSLNPEARQRLPKLAFTGFASRYKAPQIKEGFQDIVELEFKFLGTKKEHDIWARYWA
- the qa-y_1 gene encoding Quinate permease translates to MAGGVKKPVNIFRLGNLGEPDGVFNWRLWFAVVSFGLLGAARGIDEGLISGAFNSPDFQSTIDYKSFSSVEQANIKANVSAMVQIGSVAGALIAFLVCDRIGRIMATRFLCVLWVVGIIIFMIGGVNGNLGAIYAGRFIAGLGVGQTPVVGPIYIAEVAPASVRGLCTCFFTGAVYIGIVLAYFTNYGCRLNIPSSSHNQWLVPTSLHIMMAGIIFILTFMQYESPRFLVKQGKNERATHVMARLRKQAPDGEYVTREIASIQAALDHELEATKGVGWAGKLKEMFLDKSNLYRVYLATMVQLLSQWSGAGSITLYAPDLFEILGITGSEEGLLVTAVFGIVKLVSAVLCALFLVDVIGRKRALLTGITLQAISMIYVASFLTAVPELGTVKHYVLPASKVPASRGAIAMIYVSGCGWALGWNSMQYLLTAELFPLRIRALATSWAMTLHFANQYGNSRAVPNMLLPTSDGGISPMGTFWCFAAVTILGGVWVWFSVPETSGRTLESMDRLFDLPWYKIGLHGNRDAEQQDMAYNEKQRIAEETHGAGQHIEERKTTTVA